A genomic region of Vanessa tameamea isolate UH-Manoa-2023 chromosome 11, ilVanTame1 primary haplotype, whole genome shotgun sequence contains the following coding sequences:
- the LOC113400905 gene encoding organic cation transporter protein-like, giving the protein MSAEDTIETIIGRFGKYQIWILFLITLGRFPTDYQLTNVVFIMPSVEYVCMDENSYNLTNHCPCSNPQYDQSTIVSSVTSTWNLICEKQQLASLTQSMLQVGILVGSIFYGHLSDRYGRKVACLLALISEIVFVALSAASSELWVFIVARFFIGTAVGGTMLCCYIIIIELSGKSFRPYLTGLIEISYILAYFTLPMIAYYLRDWRHLQLATSVPWVFVILYYYFIPESPRWLITIGQKERAVQILTYIATKNKRPTNNISALVDTIVMESQTSSNKQHATYTDLFKTPKIRAYTLIIACVWMCCSHTFFGINQYIGRLQGNIYLNVMVSAVSLIPGMVLVVFASLYLRRSNAVITSFVVAGVSLLVFIFIPADMRILVLTFAMIGQIGAYTAFVQVYLYSSEIFPTVVRNSAMGFASVFARFGGFIAPFVVNIGTEWVSLLIFTILAFFAGFLCYFLPETKDIVLLNTIDQTEKSKERKTIS; this is encoded by the exons ATGTCAGCTGAAGATACAATAGAAACGATCATAGGTCGTTTTGGAAAATACCAAATATGGATTTTGTTTCTAATAACCCTTGGGAGGTTCCCTACTGACTACCAGCTGACCAATGTCGTGTTCATCATGCCAAGCGTTGAATATGTGTGTATGGATGAAAATTCATATAACTTGACCAATCATTGTCCATGTTCAAATCCTCAATATGACCAAAGTACAATTGTGAGTTCAGTGACTAGTACTTGGAATCTTATATGTGAAAAACAACAGTTGGCAAGTTTGACGCAATCAATGTTGCAAGTGGGTATTCTCGTTGGAAGTATATTCTATGGACATTTATCTGATAG GTACGGTCGTAAAGTTGCGTGTTTACTGGCACTCATATCAGAGATTGTCTTTGTGGCTTTATCCGCGGCGTCATCTGAATTGTGGGTGTTCATCGTAGCACGGTTTTTTATCGGAACAGCTGTTGGAGGAACGATGCTTTGCTGCTATATCATCATAATTGAACTCAGTGGAAAATCATTCAGACCATATCTGACGGGATTAATTGAAATATCCTACATATTAGCCTACTTTACGCTTCCCATGATCGCTTATTATTTACGCGATTGGAGACACCTCCAACTGGCAACGTCAGTGCCTTGGGTGTTTGTTAtactttactattattttataccagAGTCACCCAGATGGTTGATAACGATCGGCCAAAAAGAAAGAGCTGTACAAATATTAACTTACATTGCCACAAA AAACAAAAGACCAACTAATAACATAAGCGCTTTAGTTGACACAATCGTAATGGAATCGCAAACGAGTAGTAATAAGCAACATGCCACTTATACAGATCTGTTTAAAACTCCGAAGATCAGAGCGTATACGTTAATCATTGCCTGCGTTTGGATGTGTTGTTCACATACATTCTTTGGCATCAATCAGTATATTGGTCGGCTTCAAGGAAACATTTATCTTAATGTAATGGTTTCGGCAGTAAGTCTAATACCTGGAATGGTCTTAGTCGTTTTCGCTTCTTTGTACCTTAGACGAAGTAACGCTGTTATTACAAGTTTTGTCGTAGCTGGAGTCTCGCTAttagttttcatatttatacCGGCTGATATGCGAATTTTAGTATTAACATTCGCTATGATAGGTCAGATCGGAGCTTACACAGCCTTCGTTcaggtatatttatattcatcagAAATTTTCCCAACGGTAGTACGAAATTCTGCTATGGGATTTGCTTCAGTTTTTGCAAGATTTGGTGGATTTATTGCACCGTTTGTTGTAAATATAGGAACGGAATGGGTATCTctcttaatatttactattttagcATTTTTTGCtggatttttatgttatttcttaCCGGAAACTAAAGACATTGTgcttttaaatacaattgatcAAACAGAAAAATCAAAGGAACGTAAAACCATAAGCTAA